Below is a window of Cytophagaceae bacterium DNA.
TAAATTTGTCTCGGATGCAGTGGACCAGGTGAGGGAAACATCATTCTGGAATTTTTCACCAAAAAAAGTATTTAATTTTACCGGAAATGTGCATCCTACTCCGCTACCTGTAATGACAAGCTGGTCTATTCTATACTGTGAAAGTGTTCCCGCTTGATAAAATCTTATGCTTGTGAAATTATTAGGCACTTGCAATGATCTTTTGTGATACCTCACGGTTCCGGGTCCGTTTGGTAGAGGGTTAAATTGAGGGCCAAATATCCAGGGGCCGGAAGGTCCGGTAGTAGAATATTCAACATAAAACTCAGTCCCGGTTACAGCCTCCACGTATTTATAGATCCAAAAACTTACATCTATGGTACACGCAGAGTTGGGTTTATAGCCATCAATAATAAGCTCTTTACCTTGTATTTTGTCAAAAAAAACATTTGCCCCTCCGAAAGGCGAGGGATCATTAGAACTCACCAATGCACTGCCTGAATAAGTTAATCCAACACCAACAAATTTATTAGCGGCTTCATGGTCAGCAATAGTAGATGCTA
It encodes the following:
- a CDS encoding T9SS type A sorting domain-containing protein, producing the protein MKRVFILYFFFITKLYAQQTETETFGTVPAGVASTIADHEAANKFVGVGLTYSGSALVSSNDPSPFGGANVFFDKIQGKELIIDGYKPNSACTIDVSFWIYKYVEAVTGTEFYVEYSTTGPSGPWIFGPQFNPLPNGPGTVRYHKRSLQVPNNFTSIRFYQAGTLSQYRIDQLVITGSGVGCTFPVKLNTFFGEKFQNDVSLTWSTASETNLSHFVVQKSKDAKGFENIGRIESAGFESEKNEYSFIDEKPFSGNNYYRLKMVDKDGTEDYSKMISVNFDGKALAVFYPNPTQDFVRFENIKTDDISSVSVHKINGEFLGEILPTTNGIDISKIKSRELILQLKMKNNQTITSRIIKQD